The window AATGTTATTGTAGGGTATCTTAAGAATTCCGGCGGGGAAGTAACCATTTATGGAAAGAAGATCGAAAAGCCCGGCAGGGATCGGGGCATGGTTTTCCAGAATGCGGATTCGGCGATCTTCCCCTGGCTCACAGTACAGCAAAATGTGGAATTCGGCCTCAAGATGAGGGGGGTTAATAAAAAGGAACGCCGTGTAACAGCCCTGCATTATATCGCATTGGTTGGCTTGAACGGTCATGAGAAGAAATTTCCCAACGAGCTTTCTGGGGGTATGAAACAGCGCACCCAGATTGCCAGGCTTCTCGCCAACGATTCGGATATCCTGGTAATGGATGAACCTTTCGGCGCCCTGGATGCCCAGACTCGTCGGATCATGCAGGGGGAATTGGCCAGGACCTGGCGGGAAACGAATAACACCATTGTTTTTGTCACCCATGATATTCAGGAAGCCATCCTGCTGGGACAGCATATCCATATTATGTCCCGGGCGCCCAATGCGAAGATTTTTAAAACCTATGACACCGATCTGCCCTACCCCCGGAAAGAATCTGATCCGAAATTCCAGGATCTCTTCAGCCGGATTCAGGGGCATTTTGATTTCGGCGGCGGCATTTAAAAGGAGTTCCTATGAGCGGCGTGAATTCTGCCCGGTT is drawn from Leadbettera azotonutricia ZAS-9 and contains these coding sequences:
- a CDS encoding ABC transporter ATP-binding protein; its protein translation is MSEAAVINDLRTAIRDEAAVGQPVYSGPLIRIKDMSLSYQGEKKEAPVNVLAGVNLEIQKGEFHILLGPSGCGKSTLLNVIVGYLKNSGGEVTIYGKKIEKPGRDRGMVFQNADSAIFPWLTVQQNVEFGLKMRGVNKKERRVTALHYIALVGLNGHEKKFPNELSGGMKQRTQIARLLANDSDILVMDEPFGALDAQTRRIMQGELARTWRETNNTIVFVTHDIQEAILLGQHIHIMSRAPNAKIFKTYDTDLPYPRKESDPKFQDLFSRIQGHFDFGGGI